Proteins from a genomic interval of Lolium perenne isolate Kyuss_39 chromosome 1, Kyuss_2.0, whole genome shotgun sequence:
- the LOC127331813 gene encoding isoprene synthase, chloroplastic-like: MVRADGRSQLMPQRRSTNYQPNSWDYDSICSLRLEEDQSSQDDKEPSKHESLKNRVRQLFLDKKEKLPTRLRIMDQLQSFGVAYHFEEEIKTTLVSMHVEHAYHHLKNDLSSTALLFRLLRGNGLHASTDMFDAFIGGDKRGGFGGINPEDIDGIIELYQASYLAFPDETMLDRARAFSIETLTQMMPLMVPKQREIVEGVLLDLPLHWGAPRLHAIRSLKRGRKNNINDDNNCSINPSILELATVDFNLVQSVHRAELVKIMMWWKETALSEKLPSGRDRLVECFFGAACIAPEPRLAACREVLAKIGSLLVHLDDVYDVYGTLDELKAFTDAIGRWDNAFAAGEAALPESMKAMYAAIWTTSTSAADRVMKDKGYNVLPLYRKAWHELCKAFLVEAQWKYHSYWPRSDEYLDNGWTTSTGPLLLLHAFPTLNLNLNEAPNIGGDGSIDYPRLVELSSTIFRLCNDCSTHKADSEEGDDEPSSIACYMRDIGASEEDARGAVQNTIAENWKELNNEACTGGWNLSSPYSMANICINLARIFHDIYHNGDSITSPTDSKKQLVKDLIFIPIVICDTEPQHEG; encoded by the exons ATGGTACGGGCTGATGGGCGCTCCCAACTGATGCCGCAAAGACGGTCGACAAACTACCAGCCCAACAGCTGGGACTACGACTCGATTTGCTCCCTGCGGCTTGAGGAGGACCAAAGTAGCCAGGACGATAAG GAGCCTAGCAAGCATGAGAGTTTGAAGAACAGAGTCAGGCAGCTGTTTTTGGACAAGAAAGAGAAGTTGCCCACTAGGCTCCGAATCATGGATCAGTTGCAAAGCTTCGGTGTAGCATACCATTTTGAGGAGGAGATCAAAACAACCCTCGTGTCCATGCATGTAGAACATGCATATCATCATCTCAAGAATGACCTTTCTTCAACAGCATTGCTATTTAGACTGCTCCGAGGAAATGGACTTCATGCATCTACAg ATATGTTCGATGCATTCATAGGCGGCGACAAGAGGGGTGGTTTCGGAGGTATCAACCCAGAAGACATCGACGGAATTATTGAGCTGTATCAGGCTTCGTACCTAGCCTTTCCAGATGAGACGATGCTCGACAGAGCTAGAGCATTCTCCATCGAAACCCTCACACAGATGATGCCGCTCATGGTGCCTAAACAAAGGGAAATAGTTGAAGGGGTCTTGTTAGACCTTCCCTTGCACTGGGGAGCCCCGAGGCTGCATGCAATACGGTCCCTGAAACGGGGCCGCAAGAACAACATCAACGACGATAACAACTGCAGCATCAACCCGTCCATTCTAGAGCTAGCAACAGTCGACTTTAACCTCGTCCAATCTGTTCATCGagcagaacttgtcaagataaTGAT GTGGTGGAAGGAGACCGCGCTCAGCGAGAAGCTACCGTCCGGCAGAGACCGCCTGGTGGAGTGCTTCTTCGGAGCGGCGTGCATCGCGCCGGAGCCTCGCCTCGCCGCGTGCCGCGAGGTGCTGGCCAAGATAGGCTCCCTCCTCGTCCATCTAGACGACGTATACGACGTCTACGGGACGCTCGATGAGCTCAAGGCTTTCACCGACGCCATCGGTAGGTGGGACAATGCTTTCGCGGCAGGGGAAGCAGCCCTCCCGGAGTCGATGAAGGCGATGTACGCAGCCATCTGGACGACGTCAACCAGCGCGGCTGATCGCGTGATGAAGGATAAGGGCTACAACGTTCTCCCACTCTACAGGAAGGCG TGGCATGAGCTGTGCAAGGCTTTCCTGGTTGAGGCCCAGTGGAAATACCATAGCTACTGGCCAAGGTCCGATGAGTACCTTGACAACGGATGGACCACGTCGACCGGGCCTCTCCTGCTGCTCCACGCTTTTCCCACGCTCAACCTGAACCTCAACGAGGCGCCA AACATCGGTGGGGATGGAAGCATCGACTATCCTAGGCTAGTTGAGTTATCTTCCACCATCTTCCGGCTCTGTAACGACTGCTCAACACACAAG GCTGATTCAGAAGAAGGAGATGATGAGCCATCATCCATCGCTTGCTACATGAGAGACATAGGCGCGAGCGAGGAAGATGCCCGTGGTGCTGTGCAGAATACCATTGCCGAGAACTGGAAGGAGCTTAACAACGAGGCCTGTACTGGAGGCTGGAATTTGTCTTCCCCCTACAGCATGGCCAACATTTGCATCAACCTCGCTAGGATCTTTCACGACATCTACCATAATGGGGACAGCATTACGTCACCAACTGACAGCAAGAAACAATTGGTGAAAGACTTAATCTTCATTCCTATAGTGATCTGTGACACGGAACCTCAACATGAAGGGTGA